One genomic window of Solanum dulcamara chromosome 10, daSolDulc1.2, whole genome shotgun sequence includes the following:
- the LOC129870716 gene encoding xyloglucan endotransglucosylase protein 2, translated as MMNFKWMMMMLVVCVLLLLGGAMGAKPNKPIDVPFGRNYEPSWAFDHIKYLNGGSEIQLSLDNRTGTGFQSKGSYLFGHFAMHIKMVAGDSAGTVTAFYLSSQNSEHDEIDFEFLGNKTGEPYILQTNVYTGGKGDKEQRIYLWFDPTKDYHTYSVLWNLHQIVFFVDEYPIRVFKNNKNLGVKFPFEQPMKIYSSLWEADDWATRGGLEKIDWSNAPFVASYKGFHIDGCESSVNAKFCATQGKSWWDQKEYQDLDKTQWRLLRRVRDKYTIYNYCTDKKRFSTMPIECRSNRDVPRKSS; from the exons ATGATGAACTTCAAatggatgatgatgatgttggtGGTGTGTGTGTTATTATTGTTAGGTGGAGCAATGGGAGCTAAGCCCAATAAGCCAATTGATGTCCCATTTGGAAGAAATTATGAACCTAGTTGGGCTTTTGATCACATCAAATATTTGAATGGTGGCTCTGAGATCCAACTCTCCCTCGATAACCGCACcg GTACTGGCTTTCAATCAAAAGGATCTTACCTATTTGGACACTTTGCTATGCACATAAAGATGGTTGCTGGTGATTCTGCAGGCACTGTCACTGCTTTCTAT TTGTCTTCTCAAAATTCAGAACATGATGAAATAGACTTTGAGTTCTTGGGGAATAAAACAGGAGAACCATACATTTTACAAACAAATGTATATACAGGAGGGAAAGGTGACAAGGAGCAAAGAATTTACTTATGGTTTGATCCAACAAAAGATTATCACACTTACTCTGTCTTGTGGAATCTTCACCAAATTGT GTTCTTTGTGGATGAGTACCCTATAAGAGTGTTCAAGAACAACAAGAACTTAGGTGTCAAATTCCCATTTGAACAACCAATGAAAATATACTCAAGTCTATGGGAAGCAGATGATTGGGCAACAAGAGGTGGACTTGAAAAAATTGATTGGTCAAATGCACCTTTTGTTGCCTCATACAAAGGCTTTCACATTGATGGTTGTGAATCCTCTGTCAATGCAAAATTTTGTGCCACTCAAGGCAAAAGTTGGTGGGATCAAAAGGAATATCAAGATTTGGACAAAACTCAATGGAGACTTTTGAGAAGAGTTAGGGACAAGTATACAATTTATAACTATTGTACTGATAAAAAGAGGTTCTCTACAATGCCAATTGAGTGTAGGAGCAATAGAGATGTTCCAAGAAAATCATCTTAG